The window TCAATGTTTTCCACCGTTCCTTCAAAGTTTTTGAAGACGATTTGATCCTCAATTTTGAATGGCTCAGTCAAAAGAATCAGAATTCCAGCTAGAAAGTTTTGCAGAATGTCGCGGAAAGCGAAACCAATTGCTACACCACTAATACCTAGTAGTTGTACTAAATCTCCGGCTCTAAATGTTGGAACAATAATTGATAGCGCGACAAATAACCCCAGGAGAATGACAGTCCCCTGAGCTAATCGCCCTAGTACCATCCCTAAATTTCGTGCTTGCCGATGCCTTCGCGTGAAGCGTTTCACTAATAACTTCAACCAGCGAGCAGCAAAGAAAAATAGGATAAAAACAATAAGTGCCAAGACGATGTTTGGCAGCATGATGATAAAGCTGTCAATCATTCCTCCAATTTTATTCCATGCTGCTGTTATTGCTGCCTGAATATTCATAGCTGTTGATCCTAATGCTTAAAATTTGGATTTTGCATTTTAAAGTTTGAATTGGCAATTGTCTCGAATAATGTAATTTTATACAATTACCACCGTACTATTACTTACAAAACAGTCATTTTAATTGAGATAATGCAAAGTTAAAATCTACCTTGAGTAAGGAAAAACTACTTCTAATAAAGCGGAGTAATACTGTGAATTTTTTTTGTAATACTAAGGCTATTCTCAATCTGAAGTGGAGAAAAACCTAAAACCATGAACCTGACCGTCCCATTTCCACAGCTTTGATCTAGTAATATTTAGATACGAAAAGGTATATCTTTAGACATTGATAATATGAAAAATCTGCTCTGTAGAATTATAAAGCAGCCTGGTAGCACCGTAATTTTGGATTGTCCTAAACAAGTAAAAACGTAAGTCTAGAGAAAACCACATCAGAGCTAATCTGATTTACTTACTCTACTAATCGACTCGAATTGTGAACAATGAAATTGATAGCAAAACTTCAAATACAAGGCTTGTATAAGTATCCTATTTAGGTTCTAAGTTTTTTTGGGAAAAGCATCACTTAGGCGTATCCTTCTCGCAGGGTAGGACTCACTCCCCGCAGGGGTTGCCGTTAACCGAAGGCACTAGGCTAGGGCACAAAGAGAAGACACACGAAGAAATTTTTATAAACAATTTAGGACTGCTATAGCAGGTAATTTGTTCAGTATAATCGCAGTAAAAAATGAATTGATTAGTTCAGCATTATACTGTCTTTGAACAGTAAAGGGCGTTGCGCGATCGCATTGACAATTTAGCTCCTGCTGAAAAGCTTTTCTAAACCGCAACTACGATGTACAACGCCAGCAATTGGTTGAATTAAGAGATGAGTTATGAACTACAGTTAAGTAGATTTAACTGCCTTTATTTGAAGTTAGCTGTAGATTGTGGAAAAGTCGGGGAGATTTAAGTAAGAATTTCAAAAATAAGTTGTGCAATCTAGCTAGTCGCAGCAACTTAGTAACTCAATAACTTTATTTGCAAATCTTTTTAATTTTGCTTAACTATAATTTTCTTGTTTTGCTAACTCGACCTTAATGCTTCATTATAATATTGCTTGTATCAAGATTTGAAATATTTACGATTCTGACTGGCGAGATAGCGCCTGAATTTCGTGACGTAAAGCTTTAATTTCAGCATGTAGTGCTGCTATAGATTTAGCCCCAGCAATTTCAGCTTCGTCATCATCAGCATCGCGACCGATGAAAAATGTAGCGATCGCTGCTGTCAAGTAACCAAATACAGCAAAAGCATATAGTGCCAGGAAAAAGCAAAGCACTCGCCCTTCTGGAGTCTGAGGCCAATATTCCGAACCCATCGTGGTCATCAACATTGCCGTCCACCAAAGTGCTGTGCCATAGTCATTTAGACCGCGCCCATCAGGAGTATTGCTTTCAAACGCATACATTCCTGCGGCTCCAATTAAGGTAACTATCAGCGTTGTTGCTACAACATAGCCGAAGCCACGACGACCTAAACTAGCACTAATCGTCCGCATTCCCCGATTAGTCCGTGTAATCACACGTAGTAACCTGATGCCACGAGCCGCTCGTGTAGTATTCAGCACCCGTAAAATACGAACAAACTTGAATAAGCGCAGTGCTGGTAAGGGTAGAGCAATAACTGTTAACCAGTTACGTTGAAGATAGGCAAGCTTATATGGAGCTAGAGTAAATTCGAGGATAAAGTCAAGTATAAAAACTATCCAGATAACAGTACCAATTGCTTGGAGTAAGGACGTTAAACCCCAGATTAACTCAATAACGAACAGTGCTAACCACGCAAAACTCAGTACGAGCATTGGTGTCTCAAGCCAGTCTTCTAACTGTTGCAAAATTT of the Gloeocapsopsis sp. IPPAS B-1203 genome contains:
- a CDS encoding ion transporter, which produces MKTPEKQVLNRERQEILQQLEDWLETPMLVLSFAWLALFVIELIWGLTSLLQAIGTVIWIVFILDFILEFTLAPYKLAYLQRNWLTVIALPLPALRLFKFVRILRVLNTTRAARGIRLLRVITRTNRGMRTISASLGRRGFGYVVATTLIVTLIGAAGMYAFESNTPDGRGLNDYGTALWWTAMLMTTMGSEYWPQTPEGRVLCFFLALYAFAVFGYLTAAIATFFIGRDADDDEAEIAGAKSIAALHAEIKALRHEIQALSRQSES